Proteins encoded by one window of Mycolicibacterium sp. ND9-15:
- a CDS encoding alpha-(1->6)-mannopyranosyltransferase A — protein sequence MTTSSSTRSPKQTLAQHVSRLVAFTTSPQAQPARLGFLGAVLITAGGLGAGSTRLHDPLLESLHLSWLRFGHGLVLSSVLLWGGVALMLAAWLWLGRHVIDRTATEYTMVATTGFWLAPLLLSVPLFSRDTYSYLAQGALLRDGLDPYVVGPVDNPNSLLDNVSPIWTTTTAPYGPGFILIAKFVTMLVGDDVVAGTMLLRLCMLPGLALLIWAAPRVARHIGADGATALWICVLNPLVIIHLMGGVHNEMLMVGLMMAGIALTFSGRHIWGVSLIAAAVAVKATAGLALPFMVWVWARDLRSRRSFSPVKAFIAATASSALIFSAVFAVLSLTAGVGLGWLTALAGSVKIINWLTLPTAAANLVNVVGGLFLPVNFYAVLDVTRIIGIALIAVSLPFVWWRFRHTDREALTGIAAVMVIVVLLVPAALPWYYTWPLAVVAALAQSRRSIALIAGASTWITVIWKPDGAHGMYSWPHVLLAVACAVVAWYWLQKTPTAQAVKQPEPGPGAPPHGPDANEEHQPAGH from the coding sequence ATGACCACCTCATCGTCGACACGATCCCCGAAACAAACTCTGGCTCAACATGTTTCACGGCTAGTCGCCTTCACGACATCGCCGCAGGCCCAGCCCGCCCGGCTCGGCTTCCTCGGCGCCGTCCTCATCACCGCGGGCGGGTTGGGAGCAGGGAGCACCAGACTGCACGATCCGCTGCTGGAATCGCTGCACCTGTCGTGGCTGCGCTTCGGGCACGGGCTGGTGCTGTCGTCGGTGCTGCTGTGGGGCGGCGTGGCGCTGATGCTCGCGGCGTGGCTGTGGCTGGGGCGCCACGTGATCGACCGCACGGCAACCGAATACACCATGGTGGCGACGACCGGCTTCTGGCTCGCGCCGCTGTTGCTGAGCGTCCCGCTGTTCAGCCGCGACACGTACTCCTACCTCGCCCAGGGCGCGCTGCTGCGCGACGGCCTCGACCCGTACGTCGTCGGGCCCGTCGATAACCCGAACTCGTTGTTGGACAACGTCAGCCCGATCTGGACCACCACCACCGCGCCGTACGGGCCGGGGTTCATCCTGATCGCCAAATTCGTCACGATGTTGGTCGGTGACGACGTGGTCGCGGGCACGATGCTGCTGCGGTTGTGCATGCTTCCCGGCCTGGCACTGCTGATCTGGGCCGCGCCGCGCGTCGCCCGCCACATCGGCGCCGATGGCGCGACCGCATTGTGGATCTGTGTGCTCAATCCGCTGGTGATCATCCATCTGATGGGCGGCGTGCACAACGAGATGCTGATGGTCGGCCTGATGATGGCAGGTATCGCGCTGACGTTCAGCGGCCGCCACATCTGGGGGGTGAGCCTGATCGCGGCGGCGGTCGCGGTCAAAGCCACTGCGGGGCTGGCGCTTCCGTTCATGGTCTGGGTGTGGGCGCGAGACCTGCGCAGCAGGCGAAGCTTCTCGCCGGTCAAGGCGTTCATAGCGGCGACGGCGTCGTCGGCGCTGATCTTCTCCGCCGTCTTCGCGGTGCTGTCGTTGACGGCCGGGGTGGGGCTGGGCTGGCTCACCGCGTTGGCCGGATCGGTGAAGATCATCAACTGGCTGACTCTGCCCACCGCGGCGGCCAACCTCGTCAATGTCGTCGGAGGCCTGTTCCTGCCGGTGAACTTCTACGCCGTGCTCGACGTCACCAGGATCATCGGCATAGCGCTCATCGCCGTGTCACTTCCGTTCGTGTGGTGGCGGTTTCGCCACACCGACCGCGAGGCGTTGACAGGTATCGCGGCGGTGATGGTGATCGTGGTGCTGTTGGTGCCCGCGGCCCTGCCCTGGTACTACACCTGGCCGCTGGCGGTGGTGGCCGCCCTGGCCCAGAGCCGGCGGTCGATCGCGCTGATCGCCGGAGCGTCGACGTGGATCACCGTGATCTGGAAACCCGATGGGGCGCACGGGATGTACTCGTGGCCGCACGTGCTGCTGGCAGTGGCGTGCGCCGTGGTGGCGTGGTACTGGCTGCAGAAGACGCCGACGGCGCAGGCGGTCAAACAGCCAGAGCCTGGGCCCGGCGCACCACCTCACGGGCCTGATGCGAATGAAGAGCATCAACCGGCCGGGCATTAG
- the idsA2 gene encoding bifunctional (2E,6E)-farnesyl/geranyl diphosphate synthase, whose amino-acid sequence MHAAAPSAVELAGAVTDHLRDYLQERRSECAYMGDDYAELTAALEEFVLRGGKRLRPAFAYWGWRAVADRFEDPLDPKVLWLCSALELLHACALVHDDVIDTSATRRGLPTVHRLFTERHRTRNWRGSAEQFGVSAAILLGDLALVWADDVVATADLPADAALRVRRVWSAIRTEVLGGQYLDIVAEASGAESVASALTVNIYKTASYTITRPLQLGAAAAADRPDVQDAFGAFGTDLGVAFQLRDDVLGVFGDPAVTGKPSGDDLRAGKRTVLLAEAVELAERADPVAAKLLRTSIGSQLSEAQVNELCQVIESVGALAAVENRIDELTRKALDTLEAAAIDTHAKAGLSELARFAANRTA is encoded by the coding sequence GTGCATGCAGCGGCACCGTCGGCCGTCGAGCTGGCCGGCGCCGTCACCGACCACCTGCGGGATTACCTGCAGGAGCGTCGCAGCGAGTGCGCCTACATGGGCGACGACTACGCTGAACTGACCGCTGCCCTGGAGGAATTCGTGTTGCGCGGCGGCAAACGGCTGCGGCCCGCCTTCGCGTACTGGGGATGGCGTGCGGTCGCCGACCGATTCGAGGACCCGCTCGACCCGAAAGTGTTGTGGTTGTGCTCGGCGCTGGAACTGCTGCACGCGTGCGCGCTGGTGCATGACGACGTCATCGATACGTCGGCCACCCGCCGCGGACTGCCAACGGTGCACCGGCTGTTCACCGAGCGGCACCGTACCCGCAACTGGCGCGGTTCGGCCGAGCAGTTCGGAGTGTCGGCGGCGATCCTGCTCGGCGACCTGGCGCTGGTGTGGGCCGACGATGTCGTCGCGACGGCCGACCTGCCTGCCGACGCCGCGCTGCGGGTCCGGCGGGTGTGGAGTGCGATCCGCACCGAGGTGCTCGGCGGCCAGTATCTGGACATCGTCGCCGAGGCCAGCGGAGCGGAATCGGTGGCGTCGGCGCTGACGGTCAACATCTACAAGACCGCTTCGTACACGATCACCCGCCCGCTGCAACTCGGCGCCGCTGCGGCCGCCGACCGCCCGGATGTGCAGGACGCCTTCGGGGCGTTCGGCACCGATCTCGGGGTGGCGTTCCAGTTGCGCGACGACGTGCTGGGGGTGTTCGGCGATCCCGCCGTCACCGGTAAACCCTCGGGCGACGACCTGCGGGCCGGCAAGCGCACGGTGCTGTTGGCCGAGGCGGTCGAACTGGCGGAGAGGGCCGACCCGGTGGCGGCCAAGCTGCTGCGCACCTCCATCGGCTCCCAACTCTCCGAGGCACAGGTCAACGAGCTCTGTCAGGTGATCGAGTCCGTCGGTGCGCTGGCCGCCGTGGAGAACCGGATCGACGAGCTCACCCGAAAGGCGCTGGACACCCTCGAGGCCGCCGCGATCGACACCCATGCCAAGGCGGGACTGTCCGAGCTGGCCCGATTCGCCGCCAACCGAACCGCATAA
- a CDS encoding LppM family (lipo)protein, translated as MSPTPRLRAVWHDDHVPARHRSSRTRLLALVMLILVVLPTAVACVRVRASITVSPDDRVSGQIVAAAKPRNADDKGPQLLNNLPFANKVAVSEYSRDDYVGSQAVFSDLTFAEVPQLANMNRDAAGVDISLRRAGDLVILEGRVDLTSLSDPEADVSLTVSFPGEVTSTNGDQVSTEIVEWKLRPGVVSTMNAQARYTDPSARSFTGAAIWLGLGSFVVAAIIGALAYMGRDQSPRVGDAAE; from the coding sequence ATGTCGCCGACCCCTCGGCTGCGAGCGGTCTGGCACGATGACCACGTGCCGGCCCGCCACCGCAGCAGCCGAACCCGGCTGCTCGCACTCGTGATGTTGATCCTCGTCGTGCTGCCGACTGCCGTCGCCTGTGTCCGGGTGCGGGCGTCCATCACGGTCTCCCCCGACGACCGGGTGTCCGGTCAGATCGTCGCGGCGGCCAAACCGCGCAACGCCGACGACAAGGGCCCGCAACTGCTCAACAACCTGCCGTTCGCGAACAAGGTGGCGGTCTCGGAGTACAGCCGCGACGACTACGTCGGTTCTCAGGCGGTGTTCTCCGATCTCACGTTCGCCGAGGTCCCTCAGCTGGCCAACATGAACCGCGACGCCGCGGGCGTGGACATCTCGCTGCGTCGCGCGGGCGACCTGGTGATCCTCGAAGGCCGGGTGGATCTCACGTCGCTCAGCGACCCGGAGGCCGACGTCTCGCTGACGGTTTCGTTCCCGGGCGAAGTCACCTCGACCAACGGCGATCAGGTATCCACCGAGATCGTCGAGTGGAAGTTGAGGCCCGGCGTCGTCAGCACGATGAACGCCCAAGCCCGCTACACCGACCCGAGCGCGCGGTCGTTCACCGGCGCAGCGATCTGGCTGGGCCTGGGCTCGTTCGTGGTGGCCGCCATCATCGGCGCATTGGCCTACATGGGCCGCGACCAATCGCCGCGAGTGGGCGACGCCGCCGAATAG
- a CDS encoding GNAT family N-acetyltransferase translates to MATFLIDLSPSDMQRRLGDALAVYVDAMRYPRGTENQRASMWLEHARRPGWKAVAAVTVHAASVGGADNAASVGGADNAASVGGAELATAPLVGIAYGYCGAPDQWWQQQVVAGLHRTGADRARIAQLMASYFELTELHIHPRAQGHGLGEALARRLLAGRDESHVLLSTPEINGEANRAWRLYRRLGFTDVIRGYHFAGDPRAFAILGRPLPL, encoded by the coding sequence TTGGCGACATTTCTCATCGATCTGTCGCCGAGCGATATGCAGCGCCGGCTCGGTGACGCGCTCGCGGTCTATGTCGACGCGATGCGCTATCCGCGTGGTACCGAGAATCAGCGAGCCTCGATGTGGCTCGAGCACGCCCGCAGGCCGGGTTGGAAGGCCGTCGCGGCGGTCACCGTCCATGCAGCCAGCGTCGGCGGTGCCGACAATGCAGCCAGCGTCGGCGGTGCCGACAATGCAGCCAGCGTCGGCGGTGCCGAGCTCGCCACGGCTCCCCTGGTCGGCATCGCCTACGGCTACTGCGGTGCACCGGACCAGTGGTGGCAGCAGCAGGTCGTGGCCGGGCTGCACCGGACCGGGGCGGACCGCGCACGCATCGCACAGCTGATGGCGAGCTATTTCGAGCTCACCGAACTGCACATCCATCCCCGCGCCCAGGGCCACGGGCTTGGTGAGGCCCTGGCGCGCAGACTGCTCGCCGGCCGCGACGAGTCCCACGTGCTGCTGTCGACGCCGGAGATCAACGGCGAGGCGAACCGGGCATGGCGGCTGTACCGCAGGCTCGGCTTCACCGACGTCATCCGTGGCTACCACTTCGCGGGCGATCCGCGCGCATTCGCGATCCTGGGCCGGCCACTGCCGCTTTGA
- a CDS encoding DUF3040 domain-containing protein, which translates to MPLSDHEQRMLDQIESALYAEDPKFASSVRGGTLRTPSTRRRLQGAALFVIGLAMLVSGVAFPATQISGFPVLSVLGFMVMFGGVVFAITAPRTLRGRDRAVAEPGAPRQKRAKGSGGSFSSRMEDRFRRRFDE; encoded by the coding sequence ATGCCACTCTCCGATCATGAGCAGCGCATGCTCGACCAGATCGAGAGCGCGCTCTACGCCGAGGACCCGAAGTTCGCTTCGAGTGTTCGTGGCGGCACCCTGCGCACACCGTCGACGCGACGCCGCCTGCAAGGCGCCGCGCTTTTCGTGATCGGGCTCGCGATGCTGGTTTCCGGCGTCGCGTTCCCCGCGACCCAGATCAGTGGTTTCCCGGTGCTTTCGGTCTTGGGGTTCATGGTGATGTTCGGCGGTGTCGTGTTCGCGATCACCGCGCCGCGCACCCTCCGTGGCCGCGACCGCGCCGTTGCCGAACCCGGCGCCCCGCGGCAGAAGCGTGCCAAGGGTTCCGGCGGTTCGTTCTCCAGTCGAATGGAAGACCGGTTCCGTCGCCGCTTCGACGAATAG
- the mraZ gene encoding division/cell wall cluster transcriptional repressor MraZ: protein MFLGTYTPKLDDKGRLTLPAKFRDALAGGLMVTKSQDRSLAVYPRAEFEKLARRASQASRSNPEARAFLRSLAAATDEQHPDAQGRITLSADHRRYANLSKDCVVIGSVDYLEIWDSSAWQEYQQTHEENFSAATDEALHDII from the coding sequence ATGTTTCTCGGCACCTACACGCCGAAGCTCGACGACAAGGGGCGGCTCACGCTGCCCGCCAAGTTCCGCGACGCGCTGGCAGGAGGGTTGATGGTCACCAAGAGCCAAGATCGCAGCCTCGCCGTCTATCCGCGCGCCGAGTTCGAGAAGCTGGCGCGACGAGCGTCGCAGGCATCGCGTAGCAACCCGGAAGCGCGCGCATTCCTGCGGAGCCTCGCCGCGGCCACCGACGAACAGCACCCCGACGCACAAGGCCGGATCACCTTGTCGGCCGATCACCGTCGCTACGCGAACCTGTCGAAGGACTGCGTGGTGATCGGTTCGGTCGACTACCTGGAAATCTGGGACTCGAGCGCATGGCAGGAGTACCAACAGACCCACGAAGAGAACTTCTCCGCGGCCACCGATGAAGCCCTGCACGACATCATCTGA
- the rsmH gene encoding 16S rRNA (cytosine(1402)-N(4))-methyltransferase RsmH: MKPCTTSSDSAISRRRHRHQARASRPLPEPALAYFPDARSALSDRDPGAGVLDGGKAMARRSGDHGHIPVLLDRCVELLKPALTRHSSDGEGAVLVDATLGAGGHAERFLTELPALRLIGLDRDPDALWIAGERLSRFGDRVMLVRTRYDGIGGVLGDDGYWASKADGILFDLGVSSMQLDRTERGFSYAADAPLDMRMDPDAELTAAEVLNTYDQKALTRLLREFGEERFASRIAAQLVRRRARQPFRTTGELVELLYQAIPAPARRTGGHPAKRTFQALRIVVNGELDSLRDALPAALDALAPGGRIVVLAYQSLEDRIVKAAFASATASRTPPGLPVELPGHEPQFVALTRGAERAAPDEIERNPRSAPVRLRALEKVGAAR, translated from the coding sequence ATGAAGCCCTGCACGACATCATCTGATTCGGCGATAAGTCGACGCAGGCACAGGCATCAAGCCCGTGCATCGCGGCCTCTGCCCGAACCGGCCCTGGCGTACTTCCCCGACGCCAGGTCCGCGCTCTCGGACAGGGACCCCGGTGCAGGGGTGTTGGACGGAGGGAAGGCGATGGCTCGACGCAGCGGAGACCACGGACACATCCCCGTCCTGTTGGACCGCTGCGTCGAGCTTCTCAAACCCGCACTGACACGGCACAGTTCAGACGGTGAGGGCGCGGTACTGGTCGACGCCACCCTCGGTGCGGGTGGACACGCCGAGCGATTCCTGACCGAACTGCCCGCCCTGCGGCTGATCGGCTTGGACCGCGACCCCGATGCGCTGTGGATCGCGGGAGAACGGTTGTCGCGATTCGGCGACCGGGTGATGTTGGTCCGCACCCGCTACGACGGCATCGGCGGTGTCCTGGGGGACGACGGCTACTGGGCAAGCAAAGCCGATGGCATCCTGTTCGACCTCGGCGTGTCCTCGATGCAGCTCGATCGCACCGAGCGCGGCTTCTCCTACGCCGCGGACGCGCCGCTGGACATGCGGATGGACCCGGACGCGGAGCTGACGGCGGCGGAGGTGCTGAACACCTACGACCAGAAGGCGCTGACCCGGCTCCTGCGCGAGTTCGGCGAGGAGCGCTTCGCGAGCCGGATCGCCGCCCAGCTCGTCCGCCGGCGTGCTCGCCAGCCGTTCCGCACCACCGGTGAGCTGGTGGAGCTGCTGTATCAAGCCATTCCCGCGCCCGCGCGGCGCACCGGTGGCCACCCGGCCAAGCGCACGTTCCAGGCGCTGCGGATCGTCGTCAACGGTGAGCTGGACTCTTTGCGCGACGCGCTGCCCGCGGCGCTGGACGCTCTGGCTCCAGGTGGTCGCATCGTCGTGCTGGCCTACCAATCCCTGGAAGACCGCATCGTCAAGGCAGCCTTCGCCTCTGCCACGGCGTCCAGGACGCCGCCCGGTCTACCCGTGGAACTGCCGGGGCATGAACCGCAGTTCGTCGCACTGACCCGCGGCGCCGAGCGCGCAGCTCCCGACGAGATTGAACGGAACCCGCGTAGCGCGCCCGTGCGGCTACGAGCACTGGAAAAGGTGGGGGCAGCCAGATGA
- a CDS encoding peptidoglycan D,D-transpeptidase FtsI family protein has translation MSRERRPRTAGSQERSARARRTRAPMTETGLRSASFVFRHRVGNAAIFLVLIVAAGQLFNLQVPRAEGLRAEAASQLKVTDVDKAVRGAIVDRNNDKLAFTIEARALTFQPVKVRKQLEEARAKTSEAPQPDRRLRDIAAEVASRLNNKPSAATVLKKLKSNETFVYLARAVDPAIADAITTKFPEVGSERQDLRQYPGGSLAANIVGGIDWDGHGLLGLEDSLDAVLAGTDGSITYDRGSDGVVIPGSYRNRHDAVDGSTVMLTIDDDIQFYVQQQVQQAKNLSGAKNVSAVVLDAKTGEVLAMANDNTFDPSQDIGRQEHRQLGNLAVSSPYEPGSVNKIITAASVIEYGLSNPDEVLAVPGSIHMGGVTVGDAWEHGTMPYTTTGIFGKSSNVGTLMLAQRLGPERFFEMVRKFGLGQRTGVGLPGESAGLVPPIDQWSGSTFANLPIGQGLSMTLLQMTGMYQAIANDGMRIPPRIIKTTIAPDGTRTDEPRPEGIRVVSPETARTVRQMLRATVQRDPMGVQQGTGSQAAIEGYQISGKTGTAQQINPGCGCYYDDVYWITFAGIATTEDPRYVVGLMMDHPQRTADGQPGTTSAPLFHNIASWLLQRENVPLSPDPGPRLTLQAS, from the coding sequence ATGAGCCGCGAGCGCAGGCCCCGCACCGCCGGTTCGCAGGAGCGATCGGCCAGAGCCCGCCGAACTCGCGCCCCGATGACCGAAACCGGGCTGCGCAGCGCCTCTTTCGTATTCCGGCACCGGGTCGGCAACGCGGCGATCTTCCTGGTGCTGATCGTCGCGGCCGGGCAGTTGTTCAATCTTCAGGTTCCTCGCGCGGAGGGGCTGCGGGCGGAGGCCGCGAGCCAGCTCAAGGTGACCGATGTCGACAAGGCTGTCCGCGGTGCGATCGTCGACCGCAACAACGACAAGCTCGCCTTTACGATCGAGGCGCGTGCGCTGACCTTCCAGCCGGTCAAGGTCCGCAAACAGTTGGAGGAGGCCAGGGCGAAAACCTCCGAGGCGCCCCAACCCGACCGCAGGCTGCGCGACATCGCCGCCGAGGTGGCGTCACGGCTGAACAACAAGCCCTCCGCCGCCACGGTTCTGAAGAAACTCAAGAGCAACGAGACGTTCGTCTACCTCGCGCGTGCGGTCGACCCCGCGATCGCCGACGCGATCACCACCAAGTTCCCCGAGGTCGGTTCGGAGCGCCAGGATCTGCGCCAGTATCCGGGCGGATCGTTGGCCGCGAACATCGTCGGCGGCATCGACTGGGACGGTCACGGCCTGCTGGGCCTGGAGGATTCGCTCGACGCGGTCCTGGCGGGCACGGATGGATCCATCACCTACGACCGCGGCTCCGACGGCGTGGTGATCCCCGGCAGCTACCGTAACCGCCACGACGCGGTCGACGGTTCCACCGTGATGTTGACCATCGACGACGACATCCAGTTCTATGTCCAGCAGCAGGTGCAGCAGGCCAAGAACCTGTCCGGCGCCAAGAACGTCTCGGCCGTCGTGCTGGACGCCAAAACCGGTGAGGTGCTGGCGATGGCGAACGACAACACGTTCGACCCGAGCCAGGACATCGGCCGTCAGGAGCACCGGCAACTGGGCAACTTGGCGGTGTCGTCGCCGTACGAGCCGGGCTCGGTCAACAAGATCATCACCGCCGCCTCGGTCATCGAGTACGGGCTCTCGAATCCCGATGAGGTGCTGGCTGTGCCCGGTTCGATCCACATGGGTGGCGTCACCGTCGGCGACGCGTGGGAGCACGGCACGATGCCGTACACCACCACGGGGATCTTCGGTAAGTCCTCCAACGTCGGCACGCTGATGCTGGCCCAACGGCTCGGGCCCGAGCGCTTCTTCGAGATGGTCCGGAAGTTCGGCCTCGGACAGCGCACCGGGGTGGGGCTGCCGGGCGAGAGCGCCGGCCTGGTGCCGCCGATCGACCAGTGGTCGGGCAGCACCTTCGCCAACCTGCCTATCGGACAGGGCCTTTCGATGACTCTGCTGCAGATGACGGGCATGTATCAGGCCATTGCCAACGACGGTATGCGCATTCCGCCACGCATCATCAAGACCACCATCGCACCCGACGGCACCCGCACCGACGAGCCGCGGCCAGAGGGCATCCGGGTCGTCTCCCCGGAGACTGCGCGCACGGTGCGGCAGATGCTGCGGGCCACGGTGCAGCGCGATCCCATGGGGGTCCAGCAGGGCACCGGGTCGCAGGCCGCCATCGAGGGTTATCAGATCTCCGGGAAGACGGGTACCGCGCAGCAGATCAACCCGGGCTGCGGGTGCTACTACGACGACGTCTACTGGATCACCTTCGCCGGCATCGCCACCACCGAAGACCCCCGGTACGTGGTGGGCCTCATGATGGACCATCCGCAGCGCACGGCCGACGGGCAGCCCGGCACGACTTCGGCGCCGCTGTTCCACAACATCGCGTCCTGGCTGCTGCAGCGCGAGAACGTGCCGCTCTCACCCGATCCCGGTCCGCGGCTGACGTTGCAAGCCAGCTGA
- a CDS encoding UDP-N-acetylmuramoyl-L-alanyl-D-glutamate--2,6-diaminopimelate ligase, whose product MNLRPSHPPGPALGPLAEQVQAVPAAGFMSGPAVPDIRVTGITLRSQDVEPGDLFAALPGAKSHGARYSSEAIDGGAAAILTDPDGMVLVGTDVEVPVLVHPAPRSVLGELAAGVYGRPSERLRVIGVTGTSGKTTTTYLVEAGLRSADRVAGLIGTVGVRIDGRDLASALTTPEAPDLQALLAVMVEQGVDTVVMEVSSHALTLGRVDGVRFAVGGFTNLSRDHLDFHPTMRDYFAAKARLFDPESHNRADVSVLCVDDDAGREMARLARDPVTVSATGRAADWRIDEIRTVDRAAQEFYAVDPAGVHHGLRIGLPGRYNVANCLLAVALLDAVGVSPEQAAPGLRTAAVPGRLEAVERGQDFLALVDYAHKPGALQAVLETLRAQTDGRLAVVFGAGGNRDPGKRAPMGRVAAELADLVVITDDNPRDEDPAAIRAAILAGVVGGRQSSAVGRAEVVEIGDRRAAIAHAVAWARPGDAVLIAGKGHESGQTSAEVTRPFDDREELAQALEAVGRRP is encoded by the coding sequence ATGAACCTGCGACCCAGCCATCCCCCCGGCCCGGCGCTCGGGCCGTTGGCCGAGCAGGTCCAGGCCGTGCCCGCCGCAGGCTTCATGTCCGGCCCGGCCGTACCGGACATCCGCGTCACGGGGATCACGCTGCGCAGCCAGGACGTCGAACCCGGCGATCTGTTCGCGGCGCTGCCGGGAGCCAAGTCGCATGGCGCCCGGTATTCATCTGAGGCGATCGACGGTGGTGCGGCCGCGATCCTGACCGACCCGGACGGGATGGTGCTCGTGGGCACCGATGTCGAGGTCCCCGTCCTGGTTCACCCGGCCCCGCGCTCGGTGCTGGGTGAGTTGGCCGCCGGGGTGTACGGACGACCGTCCGAACGGCTGCGCGTCATCGGCGTGACCGGCACCTCCGGTAAGACCACCACCACCTATCTGGTGGAGGCCGGGCTGCGGTCGGCGGATCGAGTGGCCGGGCTGATCGGGACCGTCGGGGTGCGGATCGACGGACGCGATCTGGCCAGCGCGCTCACCACGCCCGAGGCGCCCGATCTGCAGGCGCTGCTGGCGGTGATGGTCGAGCAGGGCGTCGACACCGTCGTGATGGAGGTGTCCAGCCACGCGCTCACACTGGGCCGAGTCGACGGCGTGCGGTTCGCCGTCGGCGGGTTCACCAACCTGTCGCGGGACCACCTCGACTTCCACCCGACGATGCGCGACTACTTCGCCGCCAAGGCGCGCCTGTTCGATCCCGAATCCCACAACCGTGCAGACGTTTCGGTGCTGTGCGTGGACGACGATGCGGGCCGGGAGATGGCGAGGCTGGCGCGCGACCCGGTGACGGTCAGCGCGACCGGGCGCGCCGCCGACTGGCGTATCGACGAGATCCGAACCGTCGACCGCGCCGCGCAGGAGTTCTACGCGGTGGACCCGGCCGGGGTGCATCACGGGCTGCGGATCGGACTGCCCGGCCGCTACAACGTGGCCAACTGTCTGCTCGCGGTCGCGTTGCTCGACGCCGTCGGAGTGTCACCGGAACAGGCCGCGCCGGGCCTGCGCACGGCGGCGGTGCCCGGCCGGCTGGAGGCCGTCGAGCGCGGGCAGGACTTCCTGGCGCTGGTCGACTACGCACACAAACCCGGTGCACTGCAGGCAGTGCTGGAGACGCTGCGGGCACAAACCGACGGGCGGTTGGCGGTGGTTTTCGGCGCGGGCGGCAACCGCGATCCCGGCAAGCGGGCCCCGATGGGGCGCGTCGCCGCCGAACTGGCCGATCTGGTGGTGATCACCGATGACAATCCCCGCGATGAGGACCCGGCCGCGATCCGCGCGGCGATCCTGGCCGGAGTGGTGGGTGGGAGACAATCGAGTGCGGTGGGCCGCGCGGAAGTGGTCGAGATCGGCGACCGCCGCGCGGCGATCGCTCACGCGGTGGCGTGGGCGCGGCCCGGGGACGCCGTGCTCATCGCCGGCAAGGGGCACGAATCCGGGCAGACCAGCGCGGAAGTGACCCGGCCGTTCGACGACCGCGAGGAGCTTGCGCAGGCCCTCGAGGCAGTGGGGCGCCGGCCATGA